The DNA segment CGCAAAAACCCTTCAGAGTTCTTGAAATTTGTATAGACCGTGTCAATTGGAGCTTCTATTCCTGCTACACGAGAAGCAATCACCAGCTGAGACCGTGCATACAGCAATTCTTCTCCTGAATCTGTGAGGGCGATATTAGTGTCGAGTGAGAAATCAACGGCACCAAACGCCAAGGCCCCAACTTTTGGGGATGCTGAGGCAATCTCAGCCGCATTCCACACTCCCTTAGCCGTCTCAATAAGCGGGAGGATCGGTTTATTCATGACACCTTCCTGTTCAAGCAGAGTTTCAAGCCTTGCAATATCCCCTTTTGTCTCTGCTTTTGGCAGCATCATTCCAATGTTATCGAGTGCGGCAAAAGTACGCACATCTTCTTCAAAATACTCGCTTTCCGTACTGTTGACTCTGATAAAAGGCCGGGGATGGCATTTCTCTGTTTTCAACTGATGCAAAAGTTTGGCACGGGCGATGTTTTTCTCGGAAAGGGCTACCGCGTCCTCCAGATCAAAAATGACAGCGTCTGCTTCGGAGCTAAGCCCTTTTTCTATCATTTTATCTGAATGTGCAGGCACAAAAAGATAGGAGCGTTTTTTCATAGTGAAGCACCACCTTCCTAAGTTGTCTCTTTTCTATATTTTGAGTTAGCTTGGATGCGGGAAAATCTCTTTCCTGATCACCTTTTCGAACGGGGTTCCCTTCGATAGCTTGCATTGAATGATCGCGGTCCGTAATCATCTAAGTTTCACTTCTTGAGCAAATTCCTTTCGAATCTGTTCTGTATGCTCTCCGACACGCGGGATCGGGTTCATCACGGTGTCCAAATCTGAAGAAGTTACAGGCGGGACGAGGGTCTTAATCATGCCTGCCGGTGTATCCACTTCTCTCCAGCGATTCCGTTCCTTTAATTGCGGATGGTTCATAAATTCCTTCATCGTATTCAACCTTGCATTTGCAATCGTTTCAGCATCCAGTTTTTCAACTAGTTTGTCGGCCGACATTTGATCAAACACCTTTGCTATAATTGGCGCCAGTGTCTCCTTGTTCTTTACGCGATTTGCATTCGTGTGAAAAAGCGGGTCGTCTTTGAGTTCCGGCTTTTCAATTACTCGTTCACAAAACTTCTGCCATTCTCGATCATTCTGTATGCCTAAAAATACTGGCTTACCTTCAGCTGTGTTAAAAGGTCCGTACGGGTAAATGGTCGCGTGGCTCGCTCCGGTTCTTTTTGGTTCTTCCCCTCCATAACCGGCATAGTATAGGGGATACCCCATCCATTCTCCTAAGGCTTCCAGCATTGAAATTTCCAAATGCGTTCCTTTTCCTGACTTCGAACGAGCGATAAGTGCTGTTAATATTCCGCTGTAGGCATACATACCTGCAGCAATATCAGCAATGGAGATGCCCGCTTTCGATGGCGTGTCCTCTGTACCCGTGACGGAGACAGCTCCTGCCTCACACTGAATCAACAAATCATACGCTTTTTTATCTCGATAAGAACCATTCTCTCCATAGCCAGAAATACTGCACGTGATCAAGTGTGGGAATTTTCCCCTGAGCTCATTGGATCCAAAGCCGAGACGATCGACAGCCCCAGGCGCTAGATTATGGATGAAAATGTCAGCCTCCTGAAGGATGATCATAATCAACTTTTGGCTCTCTTGTTCTTTCAAATTAAGAGCAAGTGATTCCTTTGATCGATTAAGCCATGTGAAATGGCTCGACATTCCTTGCACTGTTTCATCATAATGCCTTGCGAAGTCCCCTACTTCCGGGCGCTCTACTTTAATGACACGAGCCCCTAAATCAGCAAGCTGCCTTGTAGCAAATGGAGCTGCTACAGCTTGTTCTAACGAGACGACTGTGATTCCTTCTAATGGCAACATGAGCATCAACCTCCATATTAGTAAGTTGCTTACCTTTGTTATTGGCACCATATGTGCACGATTGTTAAAAGAACTAAATCATCCGCCATGGCAGCGCAGATGATTTAGTTCTCTAGTCATCTATCTTTTCAAAAAGGCTGCTCCTGACGACTCAAGATGTAAAGAGTCAATCTATCCTTGTGGAGACAGCTCTTACTTCCGTAAAACTTAGTTAAAAAACGGGATGATTAGCCCAGCTAACAATAAGATGAGGGCACCGCCTAATCGAGAAGAAATTTGAGCGAAAGGCATCAATTCCATTCTTCTTGAAGCAGAAAGAACAGCGACGTCTCCTGTTCCTCCCATATTTGCCATACACAATCCAGCCGTGATGGCCGCTTCAATCGGGTAGAAACCAACAAGTTTACCAAGCAGACCCGCTCCGAGGATCGCCCCAAATATAACACCGAAGACAGTCAGAATATATTGCAGGGTCAAGGCGTCAATGACCGTGTTCAAATCGGTATAAGCGATTCCGATTCCGAATAACAAGGCGAGTGTCCAGTTATTGGCCACAAATTTATACCATTGGCTCGCCCCTTCAATCACATTATGTGGAATGACATCAGCAATTTTCGCAACGGCGACAATGATAATCATTAAGGCATAAGGGTGAAGAGGGATGAAGTCTCCGAGTAAAGTCCCGACCGCAAAGAATGAAATAGCAGCTAGTAAACCGATCCCCATTTTTTGAATATCATAGGTCTGCTTTTCCTCTTTATATTGAAAACCGTGAATCAGCTGACCATTCCCAGTCAGAGAAGGCACCTTTTTTCCGAGCAGATTGAGCATGCTTGCGAGTACAATAGCGAACACATTACCTAAGGCAAGAGCAGGAACGAGCATAGAGATATAATAGCTCGGGTCATTTCCCATCATTTCTGAATAGATTTGGCTCATCGGAACAGCACCTGCTCCCATGCCTCCCCCCATGATGGGCATCGTGATGACAAGAACGGCATCACGTAAAGAGAATCCAACTAGAGATCCTAGTAGACCAGCAATAACCATAGCCCCGATAACCGCACCGAAAATAGGTAAAAAGTAGCGCAGTCCTACTTTCATGAGGATTTGTTTATTCATTCCAAGGATACTCCCTGTAATCAGTGCAGCAATGTAAAAGTTTAAGAAGCCTCCATCTTTCATAAATGTAGTCATCGTTGTCACCGAAGAATCCGGCAGCCAACCTGCGTACACCATAAACGCCGCTCCGAAGATGGCAATAATAGCTCCCCCACCCAAAAATGTCTTGACGATCGGTGTATGATCTCCTATCCATCCGAATAGCTCTCCCAGTACGATCATCACGAGCAAGCTGCCGATCATACCGCCTGGCAGATTCCCTGTGTACAGACTGATCAGTGTAATCGCCGTAAAAATGGCGAACCATAAAACAGGAATTTCAAATATCGTAAACCCTTTCTTCCTGTCCTGAAATTCTGTGGCTTGTCCGTTTGATTGGTTGTCATAATTCAGCTCTTGAGCTGTTTGTGACATCTTAATCCACTCCTTTTCGTTCGTAATAAAAATGAAGGATAAATGCTCAGAGCGTCGGTAAACGCTTTCATTTTCTTAATCCCATCTTAATTAAATTCACAAAACATTCACACATTACGTAACTAATGATGTTATTGTAATTAAAAAAAGCAGCCGGTCTGGGCTGCTTTACAGGTAGTGATCGATTTGATCACGCTTTGTATCATTCAGTTTATATTGGTAGATTGGCCTCCCGACACCATAGGTCAATGTTTCTTCCAAATACCCGATTTCACTAAGGAATTTCAAGTACTTTCTTACAGAGACCCTTGAGATCTGGGTAGCGTCTGCCATATCATCCGTCGAAAAAAGATCAGGTGCCTTAGAGAGAATAATATGATTGATAGTCGCCAATGTATTTTTCGTAAGGCCCTTCGGTAATCCTTCTATCTTCGGTCCCTCGGGCCTGGGACTTGATGTATGGAGCAATCGATCAATTTCGTGCTGGTTGACTTTGTCTATGTCCGTCAATTTATAATGACTGTTTTTGTATTGAGTCAGCGATTTCTCAAAACGTTCAAACTCAAACGGTTTGATTAAATAATCTACGGCACCCAGCCTTAATGATTGCTGAATCTGATGAATGTCAGACGCAGCGGTAATCAATATCACATCGATATCCTGATTTTGTTCACGGATACGTTTCAAAAAGTCGATTCCATTCAAACCCGGCAAGTAAACATCCAGCAGCATCAGGTCAATTTTTACTTGGGACATCTGCTCAATGGCCTCGTCCGTATTTGCAGCGATTCCACTAAGTGTGAACCCGTCGATTTGCTCGATGTAATTTTTATTCAATTGAGCTACCATCGGGTCATCCTCTACTATTAGAACCTTAATCACTCTCGCCCACCTCCTGATTCATACGGGATAATCAACGTAAAGATTGTACCTTTCTCAGGATAGGAATCCATATCGATCGAGCCTTCCCTCTTCTCAACACTTTGCTTGGTGAGATAAAGACCGAACCCACGATGATTTCCTTCCTTCGTAGACACTCCCTTTTGAAAAATTTCCTCATGCTTGTCCTCTGCGATTCCAGTTCCCGTATCCGTCACTATAATGGTCAACAGTTCATCCACATAAGAGAGGCTAACATGGATTTGTTTCTGAGTACTCTCCCATACACTATCAATGGCATTATCAATGATGTTCCCAAGTATCGTGATCAGCTCATGAGTCACCTCAAGATCTTTCGGCTGCGGAATCTCGGTTTCACATTCGATCGTCAAAAGTACATGGGATTCCCTAGATGCACTCATTTTACCAATCATGAATCCGGCAAGGGCTGGATCCTTTATATCCTGCGTGACACTCCCCACTTCATGAGCTTGATGATTCACCAACTTACTAATGAAATGGTTTACTTCATCATAATCCTCCATCTTAATTAGCCCGAGTAATACGTGGAGCTGATTCATGAATTCATGAGATTGAGCCCTTAGTGTATCCGCATACATCTGCACACCCGTCAGTTGTTCCGCCAACTGATTCACTTCCGTTTTATCACGAAAAGTGGCAATCGCGCCAACCACTTGACCTTTCACCACTAAGGGAACACGGTTCGTGATGATCGACACGCCATTAATCGTTTGCTCCTCATCCAATTCAGATACTTCTTCTTCTAATACATGCTGCAGCATCGTACCTGGTAAAAAGTCGTTGATTTTCATTCCCACCGGTTCCTGATCCATCAACCCTGCCTTTTGGAAAATTTGCCGGGCAGACTTGTTGACAAGGACAATCGTCGCCTCTTTATCAATCGCTATGATTCCTTCACGAACAGAATGCAGCATTCGATTTCGTTCTTCATGAATACGTGCAATCGCATGGGGTTCAAGGCCAAACAGACTGTTCTTAATATAATCAGCTAATAGAAACGCTCCAATGATCCCCACCAGCACACCAACAATCGAACCAATGATCACACTTTTATGACCTTGTTGAATCGAATCCTGGACCGCCTGTAAAGAAATGCCGACAGCGACAGCACCGATTTGATTCTGACTTTGATCATAGATCGGTGTAAAAGCCCTTAAAGACTTTCCTAACGTACCAGTTGATGAAGAAATATACTCCTCCCCCTGAAGCACACGCCCCTCATCTCCGCCTACAAAGTGTTTCCCAATTCGATCAGGCTCAGGGTGCGATTGGCGAATCCCATTCATATCCATCACCACAACGAATAAGACATTCGTTTCCTCCTGTATCGTCATGGCATACTCCTGGATCCTATCCTGATCCACTTCCCCCTGCAAACCCTTTTTAACAATTTGAGATTGCGCAACCGTACGGGAGACAATCGAAGCCTTCTCCTCTAATTGATTGTGAATATTCTCACTCGTCGAGTCTGTAATGAGGAGGTCAGTAAGTAACAAAGACACTAACACAACGAGACAGACCAATAGCATGATGATTGTACTTAACTTAAATCGTGGTTGGCGCACTATGTTTCACCTCTGGTTAGAAGTTGATAGGCTATAGGTTAAGAGATTTCATATGTATTTGAGTGCCGATATTGACCGGTTTTCCCAGTACAACAATATCTATGTCAAACTTTGATTTTGTTTCTCTCTTTAGAACGTCTTATTTAGGATTTAAATTAAAGTAACGCAAAGCCATAGCAATCACTATTTTACCGTTTCCATTTTCCTTTCATTGTAGCATAGAACCCTAGAGGGATTGA comes from the Halobacillus shinanisalinarum genome and includes:
- a CDS encoding CaiB/BaiF CoA transferase family protein, with translation MLPLEGITVVSLEQAVAAPFATRQLADLGARVIKVERPEVGDFARHYDETVQGMSSHFTWLNRSKESLALNLKEQESQKLIMIILQEADIFIHNLAPGAVDRLGFGSNELRGKFPHLITCSISGYGENGSYRDKKAYDLLIQCEAGAVSVTGTEDTPSKAGISIADIAAGMYAYSGILTALIARSKSGKGTHLEISMLEALGEWMGYPLYYAGYGGEEPKRTGASHATIYPYGPFNTAEGKPVFLGIQNDREWQKFCERVIEKPELKDDPLFHTNANRVKNKETLAPIIAKVFDQMSADKLVEKLDAETIANARLNTMKEFMNHPQLKERNRWREVDTPAGMIKTLVPPVTSSDLDTVMNPIPRVGEHTEQIRKEFAQEVKLR
- the dcuS gene encoding DcuS/MalK family sensor histidine kinase; translation: MRQPRFKLSTIIMLLVCLVVLVSLLLTDLLITDSTSENIHNQLEEKASIVSRTVAQSQIVKKGLQGEVDQDRIQEYAMTIQEETNVLFVVVMDMNGIRQSHPEPDRIGKHFVGGDEGRVLQGEEYISSSTGTLGKSLRAFTPIYDQSQNQIGAVAVGISLQAVQDSIQQGHKSVIIGSIVGVLVGIIGAFLLADYIKNSLFGLEPHAIARIHEERNRMLHSVREGIIAIDKEATIVLVNKSARQIFQKAGLMDQEPVGMKINDFLPGTMLQHVLEEEVSELDEEQTINGVSIITNRVPLVVKGQVVGAIATFRDKTEVNQLAEQLTGVQMYADTLRAQSHEFMNQLHVLLGLIKMEDYDEVNHFISKLVNHQAHEVGSVTQDIKDPALAGFMIGKMSASRESHVLLTIECETEIPQPKDLEVTHELITILGNIIDNAIDSVWESTQKQIHVSLSYVDELLTIIVTDTGTGIAEDKHEEIFQKGVSTKEGNHRGFGLYLTKQSVEKREGSIDMDSYPEKGTIFTLIIPYESGGGRE
- a CDS encoding response regulator, translated to MIKVLIVEDDPMVAQLNKNYIEQIDGFTLSGIAANTDEAIEQMSQVKIDLMLLDVYLPGLNGIDFLKRIREQNQDIDVILITAASDIHQIQQSLRLGAVDYLIKPFEFERFEKSLTQYKNSHYKLTDIDKVNQHEIDRLLHTSSPRPEGPKIEGLPKGLTKNTLATINHIILSKAPDLFSTDDMADATQISRVSVRKYLKFLSEIGYLEETLTYGVGRPIYQYKLNDTKRDQIDHYL
- a CDS encoding 2-hydroxycarboxylate transporter family protein; translated protein: MSQTAQELNYDNQSNGQATEFQDRKKGFTIFEIPVLWFAIFTAITLISLYTGNLPGGMIGSLLVMIVLGELFGWIGDHTPIVKTFLGGGAIIAIFGAAFMVYAGWLPDSSVTTMTTFMKDGGFLNFYIAALITGSILGMNKQILMKVGLRYFLPIFGAVIGAMVIAGLLGSLVGFSLRDAVLVITMPIMGGGMGAGAVPMSQIYSEMMGNDPSYYISMLVPALALGNVFAIVLASMLNLLGKKVPSLTGNGQLIHGFQYKEEKQTYDIQKMGIGLLAAISFFAVGTLLGDFIPLHPYALMIIIVAVAKIADVIPHNVIEGASQWYKFVANNWTLALLFGIGIAYTDLNTVIDALTLQYILTVFGVIFGAILGAGLLGKLVGFYPIEAAITAGLCMANMGGTGDVAVLSASRRMELMPFAQISSRLGGALILLLAGLIIPFFN
- a CDS encoding HpcH/HpaI aldolase/citrate lyase family protein, coding for MKKRSYLFVPAHSDKMIEKGLSSEADAVIFDLEDAVALSEKNIARAKLLHQLKTEKCHPRPFIRVNSTESEYFEEDVRTFAALDNIGMMLPKAETKGDIARLETLLEQEGVMNKPILPLIETAKGVWNAAEIASASPKVGALAFGAVDFSLDTNIALTDSGEELLYARSQLVIASRVAGIEAPIDTVYTNFKNSEGFLREARQSKGLGFQGKLLIHPAQIALASEIFTPKEEEVEKAKRVIDAFREAEEKGIAAIEVDGEMVDYPVIRQAKKIVSSYDA